Proteins encoded by one window of Arabidopsis thaliana chromosome 2, partial sequence:
- the PUR ALPHA-1 gene encoding purin-rich alpha 1 (purin-rich alpha 1 (PUR ALPHA-1); FUNCTIONS IN: nucleic acid binding; INVOLVED IN: response to cadmium ion; LOCATED IN: cytoplasm; EXPRESSED IN: 23 plant structures; EXPRESSED DURING: 13 growth stages; CONTAINS InterPro DOMAIN/s: PUR-alpha/beta/gamma, DNA/RNA-binding (InterPro:IPR006628); Has 588 Blast hits to 332 proteins in 74 species: Archae - 0; Bacteria - 31; Metazoa - 438; Fungi - 0; Plants - 102; Viruses - 0; Other Eukaryotes - 17 (source: NCBI BLink).) yields MEANSGGGGGAEGGRAVTGGGGGGGGSDVELVSKTLQVEHKLFYFDLKENPRGRYLKISEKTSATRSTIIVPSSGISWFLDLFNYYVNSEEHELFSKELQLDSKVFYFDIGENRRGRFLKVSEASVSRNRSTIIVPAGSSPDEGWAAFRNILAEIHEASGLFVMPNQKPSDGQEHLVDDVGAGFIPGHGSQQPSSSEHNVDRTIDSPGQEETGMTGVSKVIRADQKRFFFDLGNNNRGHFLRISEVAGSDRSSIILPLSGLKQFHEVIGHFVEITKDKIEGMTGANVRTVDPPQR; encoded by the exons ATGGAAGCTAATTcaggcggaggaggaggagctgAAGGCGGAAGAGCGGTaaccggaggaggaggaggaggaggagggagCGATGTGGAATTGGTGAGCAAGACGTTGCAAGTGGAGCATAAGCTATTCTATTTTGATCTTAAGGAGAATCCTCGTGGAAGGTATCTAAAGATATCGGAGAAGACGTCGGCGACGAGGTCAACCATCATTGTTCCTTCCTCCGGCATCTCTTGGTTCCTTGATCTCTTCAACTACTATGTCAATTCTGAGGAACACGAGCTTTTTAGCAAAGAATTGCAGCTTGATTCCAAG GTGTTTTACTTCGATATCGGTGAGAACAGAAGAGGACGCTTCTTGAAG GTGTCAGAAGCATCGGTTAGTAGAAATCGAAGTACCATTATTGTTCCAGCTGGAAGCTCTCCTGATGAAGGATGGGCAGCTTTCAGGAATATATTGGCTGAGATACATGAAGCATCAGGACTTTTTGTGATGCCAAATCAG AAACCTTCTGATGGACAGGAACACTTGGTTGATGATGTTGGAGCTGGTTTTATACCTGGACATGGTAGTCAGCAGCCATCTTCTTCAGAACATAATGTGGATCGAACAATTGACTCGCCAGGCCAGGAAGAAACCGGAATGACTGGTGTTTCTAAAGTAATCAGAGCTGACCAGAAACggttcttctttgatcttggGAACAATAACAGGGGCCATTTCTTAAGGATATCTGAG GTGGCAGGTTCTGACAGGTCTTCCATCATTCTACCGTTATCGGGTCTTAAGCAGTTTCACGAAGTAATTGGTCACTTTGTGGAGATCACCAAAGATAAAATTGAAGGTATGACAGGTGCAAATGTCAGGACAGTTGATCCTCCTCAGAGATAA
- a CDS encoding Lactoylglutathione lyase / glyoxalase I family protein (Lactoylglutathione lyase / glyoxalase I family protein; BEST Arabidopsis thaliana protein match is: Lactoylglutathione lyase / glyoxalase I family protein (TAIR:AT2G28420.1); Has 35333 Blast hits to 34131 proteins in 2444 species: Archae - 798; Bacteria - 22429; Metazoa - 974; Fungi - 991; Plants - 531; Viruses - 0; Other Eukaryotes - 9610 (source: NCBI BLink).): MVFGFEEIESPDFGDLQVVWLNLPGAFAMHIIQRNPSTNLPEGPYSATSAVKDPSHLPMGHHICFSVPNFDSFLHSLKEKGIETFQKSLPDGKVKQVFFFDPDGNGLEVASRS, translated from the exons ATG GTGTTTGGGTTCGAGGAGATCGAAAGTCCTGATTTTGGAGACCTACAGGTGGTGTGGCTAAACTTACCAGGTGCTTTTGCAATGCATATTATCCAGAGAAACCCTTCAACAAATCTTCCAGAAGGTCCTTACAGTGCTACCTCAGCGGTTAAGGATCCTAGCCATCTCCCAATGGGTCATCATATCTGTTTCTCTGTCCCAAATTTCGACTCTTTCCTTCATTCTCTCAAG GAGAAAGGGATAGAAACTTTTCAGAAGTCTCTTCCTGATGGAAAAGTCAagcaagttttcttctttgatcctGATG GAAACGGATTAGAGGTAGCAAGTCGATCATGA
- a CDS encoding intracellular protein transporter, putative (DUF641) (Plant protein of unknown function (DUF641); CONTAINS InterPro DOMAIN/s: Protein of unknown function DUF641, plant (InterPro:IPR006943); BEST Arabidopsis thaliana protein match is: Plant protein of unknown function (DUF641) (TAIR:AT1G29300.1); Has 208 Blast hits to 208 proteins in 30 species: Archae - 0; Bacteria - 32; Metazoa - 0; Fungi - 0; Plants - 174; Viruses - 0; Other Eukaryotes - 2 (source: NCBI BLink).): protein MRKVSSNNGVGVGTFKSQNPNFDDEDDDGDCLFKAVVAKIFASTTSIKAAYAELQRAQSPYDSDAIQAADTVVVNELKTLSELKRSFMRKELNLSPKVAIMLAEIHEQQSLMRTYEIAMKRLEFEVTEKKVKIDELKMNLEENLVMNKSLEKKLTAT, encoded by the coding sequence ATGAGGAAGGTCTCCTCCAACAATGGAGTCGGAGTCGGTACGTTTAAGTCACAGAATCCAAATTTCgacgatgaagatgacgacGGAGACTGCCTTTTTAAAGCGGTGGTTGCGAAGATCTTCGCTAGTACAACTTCCATTAAAGCTGCTTACGCAGAGCTTCAGAGGGCTCAAAGTCCGTACGATAGCGACGCTATACAAGCGGCGGATACGGTGGTAGTTAATGAACTAAAAACTTTATCGGAGCTTAAACGGAGTTTTATGAGGAAGGAATTGAATCTTTCACCAAAAGTTGCGATTATGTTAGCTGAGATCCATGAACAGCAGAGTTTGATGAGGACTTATGAAATCGCGATGAAGAGACTTGAATTTGAAGTTAcggagaagaaagtgaagatcGATGAGTTGAAGATGAATCTTGAAGAGAATTTGGTGATGAATAAATCGTTGGAGAAGAAACTCACAGCTACTTGA
- a CDS encoding transmembrane receptor (transmembrane receptors; FUNCTIONS IN: transmembrane receptor activity; INVOLVED IN: signal transduction, defense response, innate immune response; LOCATED IN: intrinsic to membrane, chloroplast; EXPRESSED IN: 13 plant structures; EXPRESSED DURING: 8 growth stages; CONTAINS InterPro DOMAIN/s: Protein of unknown function DUF641, plant (InterPro:IPR006943), Toll-Interleukin receptor (InterPro:IPR000157); BEST Arabidopsis thaliana protein match is: phloem protein 2 A5 (TAIR:AT1G65390.1); Has 1651 Blast hits to 1572 proteins in 54 species: Archae - 0; Bacteria - 11; Metazoa - 0; Fungi - 0; Plants - 1639; Viruses - 0; Other Eukaryotes - 1 (source: NCBI BLink).) has protein sequence MAIASSSPSSSSNVSVIPTGPQVFISFRGKELRKGFISFLVPALKKKNINVFIDEHEVRGKDLISLFRRIGESKIALVIFSEGYTESKWCLDELVQIKKCVDQKKIIAIPIFYKLDPAVVKGLKGKFGDKFRDLIERYHHEPERYQKWTEALTSVSRTFALCLPEHSDKSEKDFIRSIIKEVKKALSNISRERNGDREEIDDCFVVSERKLTTDMYDTPEVSTSTMRKVSSNNGVGVGTFKSQKPNFDDEDDDGDSLLKALVAKLVASTTSIVAAYAELQRAHSDAIQAAETVVVDVKTLSELIRSSNGGGGGSGSGSGSSLENQPRRSKVRKQVWAEVLGISSDSTIILECI, from the exons ATGGcaatagcttcttcttctccttcttcttcttctaatgtATCAGTGATCCCAACGGGACCTCAAGTGTTCATCAGTTTTAGGGGAAAAGAGCTACGCAAAGGCTTCATCAGTTTTCTTGTGCCTGccttgaagaaaaaaaacatcaacGTCTTTATAGATGAGCACGAGGTGAGGGGAAAAGACCTAATCAGCCTGTTTAGGAGGATAGGTGAGTCAAAAATCGCGTTGGTAATCTTCTCTGAGGGATACACCGAGTCAAAATGGTGTTTGGACGAGCTGGTACAGATCAAGAAATGCGttgatcaaaagaaaatcatagcGATTCCCATCTTCTACAAGCTTGATCCCGCAGTGGTGAAGGGTCTTAAAGGAAAATTCGGCGATAAATTCAGGGATCTGATTGAGAGATATCATCATGAACCAGAAAGATACCAGAAATGGACGGAAGCTTTGACTTCTGTTTCCCGAACGTTTGCATTGTGCTTACCAGAACACAG TGATAAATCTGAGAAGGATTTCATAAGGTCAATCATCAAGGAAGTTAAGAAAGCCCTGTCAAATATCTCCagagaaagaaatggagatagagaagaaatTGACGACTGTTTCGTGGTTTCTGAAAGGAAACTCACTACCGATATGTACGATACACCAGA AGTTTCGACGTCGACGATGAGGAAGGTCTCCTCCAACAATGGAGTCGGAGTCGGTACGTTTAAGTCACAGAAACCAAATTTCgacgatgaagatgacgacGGAGACTCCCTTTTAAAAGCGTTGGTTGCGAAGCTCGTCGCTAGTACAACTTCCATTGTAGCTGCTTACGCAGAGCTTCAGAGGGCGCATAGCGACGCTATACAAGCGGCGGAAACGGTGGTAGTTGATGTTAAAACTTTATCGGAGCTTATACGGAGTAGTAacggaggaggtggtggaagTGGCAGTGGAAGCGGTAGCTCCCTTGAGAATCAGCCGAGGAGATCAAAGGTGAGGAAGCAAGTGTGGGCTGAAGTTCTCGGCATCTCATCCGACTCCACCATCATATTAGAGTGTATATAG
- the HSP70T-2 gene encoding heat-shock protein 70T-2 (heat-shock protein 70T-2 (HSP70T-2); FUNCTIONS IN: ATP binding; INVOLVED IN: protein folding, response to high light intensity, response to hydrogen peroxide, response to heat; LOCATED IN: cellular_component unknown; EXPRESSED IN: 23 plant structures; EXPRESSED DURING: 12 growth stages; CONTAINS InterPro DOMAIN/s: Heat shock protein 70, conserved site (InterPro:IPR018181), Heat shock protein Hsp70 (InterPro:IPR001023), Heat shock protein 70 (InterPro:IPR013126); BEST Arabidopsis thaliana protein match is: heat shock protein 70 (TAIR:AT3G12580.1); Has 23745 Blast hits to 23668 proteins in 4473 species: Archae - 147; Bacteria - 10488; Metazoa - 3198; Fungi - 1451; Plants - 1078; Viruses - 114; Other Eukaryotes - 7269 (source: NCBI BLink).), producing MAEAAYTVASDSENTGEEKSSSSPSLPEIALGIDIGTSQCSIAVWNGSQVHILRNTRNQKLIKSFVTFKDEVPAGGVSNQLAHEQEMLTGAAIFNMKRLVGRVDTDPVVHASKNLPFLVQTLDIGVRPFIAALVNNAWRSTTPEEVLAIFLVELRLMAEAQLKRPVRNVVLTVPVSFSRFQLTRFERACAMAGLHVLRLMPEPTAIALLYAQQQQMTTHDNMGSGSERLAVIFNMGAGYCDVAVTATAGGVSQIKALAGSPIGGEDILQNTIRHIAPPNEEASGLLRVAAQDAIHRLTDQENVQIEVDLGNGNKISKVLDRLEFEEVNQKVFEECERLVVQCLRDARVNGGDIDDLIMVGGCSYIPKVRTIIKNVCKKDEIYKGVNPLEAAVRGAALEGAVTSGIHDPFGSLDLLTIQATPLAVGVRANGNKFIPVIPRNTMVPARKDLFFTTVQDNQKEALIIIYEGEGETVEENHLLGYFKLVGIPPAPKGVPEINVCMDIDASNALRVFAAVLMPGSSSPVVPVIEVRMPTVDDGHGWCAQALNVKYGATLDLITLQRKM from the coding sequence ATGGCAGAAGCAGCATACACAGTAGCATCAGACAGTGAAAACACTGGAGAGgagaaatcatcatcatctccttcattACCCGAAATCGCCCTTGGTATCGACATTGGTACTTCTCAATGCAGTATAGCTGTTTGGAACGGTTCTCAAGTTCACATCTTGAGGAACACAAGAAACCAGAAGCTCATCAAATCATTTGTCACTTTCAAAGATGAAGTTCCTGCTGGTGGTGTTAGCAACCAGCTCGCACATGAGCAGGAAATGCTAACCGGAGCCGCTATCTTCAACATGAAGCGGCTCGTTGGTCGTGTAGACACTGATCCTGTGGTTCACGCTAGCAAGAACCTTCCTTTCTTGGTTCAAACTCTTGATATTGGAGTTAGACCGTTTATTGCAGCTTTGGTGAACAATGCTTGGAGATCAACAACACCAGAGGAAGTTTTAGCTATATTTCTGGTGGAGTTACGTCTGATGGCTGAAGCTCAGTTGAAACGTCCTGTGAGAAATGTAGTGCTTACGGTTCCGGTTTCGTTCTCTAGGTTCCAGCTCACACGGTTCGAAAGAGCTTGCGCTATGGCTGGACTTCATGTTCTTCGTTTGATGCCGGAACCAACTGCTATTGCGTTGCTTTATGCGCAACAGCAGCAGATGACTACCCATGATAACATGGGAAGCGGAAGCGAGAGGCTTGCGGTTATATTCAATATGGGAGCTGGTTACTGCGATGTTGCGGTTACTGCTACTGCTGGTGGTGTTTCACAGATAAAAGCTTTAGCTGGTAGCCCCATTGGGGGTGAAGACATTTTGCAGAACACAATTCGCCATATCGCTCCACCTAATGAAGAAGCTTCGGGGTTGCTTCGTGTAGCGGCACAGGACGCGATTCACAGGCTAACGGATCAAGAAAATGTCCAAATTGAAGTGGATTTGGGAAATGGTAACAAGATATCCAAGGTTCTTGATAGGTTAGAGTTTGAGGAAGTGAACCAGAAGGTATTTGAGGAATGTGAGAGACTTGTTGTGCAGTGCCTGCGAGATGCGAGAGTCAATGGTGGTGATATCGATGATTTGATAATGGTTGGAGGGTGTTCGTACATCCCGAAAGTAAGAACTATTATCAAGAACGTATGCAAGAAGGATGAGATATACAAAGGCGTGAATCCTTTAGAAGCTGCGGTTAGAGGAGCTGCTTTGGAAGGTGCGGTGACTTCAGGGATTCATGATCCTTTTGGGAGCTTAGATCTGTTAACCATACAAGCCACACCTCTTGCAGTTGGAGTAAGAGCTAACGGAAACAAATTCATACCCGTGATTCCGCGTAACACAATGGTTCCAGCGCGGAAAGACCTCTTCTTCACAACGGTTCAAGACAACCAGAAGGAAGCTCTGATCATTATATacgaaggagaaggagagactGTTGAAGAGAATCATCTTCTTGGTTATTTCAAGCTCGTTGGGATTCCGCCAGCACCGAAAGGTGTTCCAGAGATCAATGTGTGTATGGACATTGATGCATCAAATGCTTTACGGGTTTTCGCAGCTGTGTTGATGCCGGGATCTTCGAGTCCAGTGGTTCCTGTGATTGAGGTGAGGATGCCTACGGTTGATGATGGACATGGTTGGTGTGCTCAAGCTTTGAATGTGAAATATGGAGCTACTCTTGATTTGATTACTCTTCAGAGAAAGAtgtaa
- a CDS encoding Polynucleotidyl transferase, ribonuclease H-like superfamily protein (Polynucleotidyl transferase, ribonuclease H-like superfamily protein; FUNCTIONS IN: ribonuclease activity, nucleic acid binding; INVOLVED IN: RNA modification; LOCATED IN: nucleus; EXPRESSED IN: 23 plant structures; EXPRESSED DURING: 13 growth stages; CONTAINS InterPro DOMAIN/s: Ribonuclease CAF1 (InterPro:IPR006941), Polynucleotidyl transferase, ribonuclease H fold (InterPro:IPR012337); BEST Arabidopsis thaliana protein match is: Polynucleotidyl transferase, ribonuclease H-like superfamily protein (TAIR:AT1G80780.2); Has 941 Blast hits to 931 proteins in 224 species: Archae - 0; Bacteria - 0; Metazoa - 285; Fungi - 149; Plants - 385; Viruses - 0; Other Eukaryotes - 122 (source: NCBI BLink).), producing MSLFLKDDSIQIREVWNDNLESEMALIREVVDDFPFVAMDTEFPGIVCRPVGTFKTNTEYHYETLKTNVNILKMIQLGLTFSDEKGNLPTCGTDNKYCIWQFNFREFDLESDIYATDSIELLRQSGIDFVKNNEFGIDSKRFAELLMSSGIVLNENVHWVTFHSGYDFGYLLKLLTCQNLPETQTGFFEMISVYFPRVYDIKHLMKFCNSLHGGLNKLAELLDVERVGICHQAGSDSLLTSCTFRKLQENFFIGSMEKYSGVLYGLGVENGQIVH from the coding sequence ATGTCACTGTTTCTAAAAGACGATTCGATTCAAATCCGTGAAGTATGGAACGACAATCTCGAATCAGAGATGGCTCTGATTCGAGAAGTCGTAGACGATTTCCCATTCGTAGCGATGGACACAGAGTTCCCAGGAATCGTGTGTAGACCAGTGGGAACATTCAAAACCAACACAGAGTACCACTACGAAACTCTCAAAACAAACGTCAACATACTCAAGATGATTCAGCTTGGACTCACTTTCTCTGATGAGAAAGGTAACCTCCCAACTTGTGGAACAGACAACAAGTATTGCATCTGGCAGTTCAATTTCCGCGAATTCGACCTCGAATCCGATATCTACGCTACCGATTCGATCGAGCTTCTTCGTCAATCAGGCATCGATTTCGTGAAAAACAACGAATTCGGTATCGATTCGAAGCGGTTCGCTGAGCTTTTGATGTCTTCAGGGATTGTGTTGAATGAAAACGTTCATTGGGTTACATTCCACAGCGGATACGATTTCGGTTACTTGTTGAAGCTATTGACTTGTCAGAATCTTCCCGAGACGCAAACAGGGTTCTTCGAGATGATCAGTGTGTATTTCCCGAGGGTTTATGATATCAAACACTTGATGAAGTTCTGTAATAGTCTTCATGGAGGTCTGAATAAATTGGCGGAGCTGCTTGATGTTGAGAGAGTTGGGATTTGTCACCAGGCCGGATCGGATAGCTTGTTAACGTCGTGTACATTCAGGAAGCTGCAGGAGAATTTCTTCATTGGTTCAATGGAGAAGTATTCTGGTGTTTTGTATGGTTTAGGTGTTGAGAATGGTCAGATTGTTCATTGA
- a CDS encoding Lactoylglutathione lyase / glyoxalase I family protein (Lactoylglutathione lyase / glyoxalase I family protein; CONTAINS InterPro DOMAIN/s: Glyoxalase/bleomycin resistance protein/dioxygenase (InterPro:IPR004360); BEST Arabidopsis thaliana protein match is: Lactoylglutathione lyase / glyoxalase I family protein (TAIR:AT2G28420.1); Has 572 Blast hits to 572 proteins in 208 species: Archae - 2; Bacteria - 303; Metazoa - 9; Fungi - 34; Plants - 172; Viruses - 0; Other Eukaryotes - 52 (source: NCBI BLink).): MASLGHIARESSDITRLAQFYKEVFGFEEIESPDFGDLQVVWLNLPGAFAMHIIQRNPSTNLPEGPYSATSAVKDPSHLPMGHHICFSVPNFDSFLHSLKEKGIETFQKSLPDGKVKQVFFFDPDGNGLEVASRS; this comes from the exons ATGGCGAGTCTTGGCCATATAGCCAGAGAATCATCAGACATCACACGCCTCGCCCAGTTTTACAAAGAG GTGTTTGGGTTCGAGGAGATCGAAAGTCCTGATTTTGGAGACCTACAGGTGGTGTGGCTAAACTTACCAGGTGCTTTTGCAATGCATATTATCCAGAGAAACCCTTCAACAAATCTTCCAGAAGGTCCTTACAGTGCTACCTCAGCGGTTAAGGATCCTAGCCATCTCCCAATGGGTCATCATATCTGTTTCTCTGTCCCAAATTTCGACTCTTTCCTTCATTCTCTCAAG GAGAAAGGGATAGAAACTTTTCAGAAGTCTCTTCCTGATGGAAAAGTCAagcaagttttcttctttgatcctGATG GAAACGGATTAGAGGTAGCAAGTCGATCATGA
- the PUR ALPHA-1 gene encoding purin-rich alpha 1 (purin-rich alpha 1 (PUR ALPHA-1); FUNCTIONS IN: nucleic acid binding; INVOLVED IN: response to cadmium ion; LOCATED IN: cytoplasm; EXPRESSED IN: 23 plant structures; EXPRESSED DURING: 13 growth stages; CONTAINS InterPro DOMAIN/s: PUR-alpha/beta/gamma, DNA/RNA-binding (InterPro:IPR006628); Has 941 Blast hits to 931 proteins in 224 species: Archae - 0; Bacteria - 0; Metazoa - 285; Fungi - 149; Plants - 385; Viruses - 0; Other Eukaryotes - 122 (source: NCBI BLink).): MEANSGGGGGAEGGRAVTGGGGGGGGSDVELVSKTLQVEHKLFYFDLKENPRGRYLKISEKTSATRSTIIVPSSGISWFLDLFNYYVNSEEHELFSKELQLDSKVFYFDIGENRRGRFLKVSEASVSRNRSTIIVPAGSSPDEGWAAFRNILAEIHEASGLFVMPNQVKPSDGQEHLVDDVGAGFIPGHGSQQPSSSEHNVDRTIDSPGQEETGMTGVSKVIRADQKRFFFDLGNNNRGHFLRISEVAGSDRSSIILPLSGLKQFHEVIGHFVEITKDKIEGMTGANVRTVDPPQR; encoded by the exons ATGGAAGCTAATTcaggcggaggaggaggagctgAAGGCGGAAGAGCGGTaaccggaggaggaggaggaggaggagggagCGATGTGGAATTGGTGAGCAAGACGTTGCAAGTGGAGCATAAGCTATTCTATTTTGATCTTAAGGAGAATCCTCGTGGAAGGTATCTAAAGATATCGGAGAAGACGTCGGCGACGAGGTCAACCATCATTGTTCCTTCCTCCGGCATCTCTTGGTTCCTTGATCTCTTCAACTACTATGTCAATTCTGAGGAACACGAGCTTTTTAGCAAAGAATTGCAGCTTGATTCCAAG GTGTTTTACTTCGATATCGGTGAGAACAGAAGAGGACGCTTCTTGAAG GTGTCAGAAGCATCGGTTAGTAGAAATCGAAGTACCATTATTGTTCCAGCTGGAAGCTCTCCTGATGAAGGATGGGCAGCTTTCAGGAATATATTGGCTGAGATACATGAAGCATCAGGACTTTTTGTGATGCCAAATCAGGTG AAACCTTCTGATGGACAGGAACACTTGGTTGATGATGTTGGAGCTGGTTTTATACCTGGACATGGTAGTCAGCAGCCATCTTCTTCAGAACATAATGTGGATCGAACAATTGACTCGCCAGGCCAGGAAGAAACCGGAATGACTGGTGTTTCTAAAGTAATCAGAGCTGACCAGAAACggttcttctttgatcttggGAACAATAACAGGGGCCATTTCTTAAGGATATCTGAG GTGGCAGGTTCTGACAGGTCTTCCATCATTCTACCGTTATCGGGTCTTAAGCAGTTTCACGAAGTAATTGGTCACTTTGTGGAGATCACCAAAGATAAAATTGAAGGTATGACAGGTGCAAATGTCAGGACAGTTGATCCTCCTCAGAGATAA
- the OFP16 gene encoding ovate family protein 16 (ovate family protein 16 (OFP16); CONTAINS InterPro DOMAIN/s: Protein of unknown function DUF623 (InterPro:IPR006458); BEST Arabidopsis thaliana protein match is: ovate family protein 12 (TAIR:AT1G05420.1); Has 251 Blast hits to 251 proteins in 22 species: Archae - 0; Bacteria - 16; Metazoa - 0; Fungi - 0; Plants - 235; Viruses - 0; Other Eukaryotes - 0 (source: NCBI BLink).): MPKILWKSLHLCFPSNLTKCYSSPCIPPSSADPDGIIQPNRPSIVLLNNFNLLYHNDNHHHPHRVIDLPSSSTTTTPAATSSSSTSSYESDISPDVSAAFASRRFFFSSPGRSNAITDSPEPRSREFSDNYDDATITSTKKKKKKVYDNSVTTTTTRLISGGTAVTQHVDSPDPLTDFRRSMQEMIDAAIDAGELSRDPNDGYDFLDELLLTYLSLNPADTHKFVIRAFSDILVSLLSEERRIC, from the coding sequence aTGCCAAAAATCTTGTGGAAAAGCCTCCATCTTTGCTTCCCGTCAAATCTCACCAAATGCTATTCTTCGCCGTGTATTCCTCCGTCCTCCGCCGATCCCGACGGTATCATCCAACCTAACCGTCCCTCCATCGTTCTTCTCAATAACTTCAACCTCCTTTACCACAATgacaaccaccaccaccccCATCGTGTCATTGACTTAccttcttcctccaccacAACCACTCCGGCCGCCACCTCCTCCTCATCCACGTCATCATATGAATCTGATATCTCTCCTGATGTATCCGCCGCTTTTGCTTCCcgtcgcttcttcttctcttcccctGGTCGGTCCAATGCAATCACCGACTCACCAGAACCCCGGTCAAGAGAATTCTCTGATAATTACGATGATGCCACTATCACGtcgacaaagaagaagaaaaagaaggtttATGATAATTCCGTGACTACTACTACTACGAGGCTTATAAGCGGAGGAACCGCCGTAACTCAACACGTGGACTCACCGGATCCGTTAACTGACTTCCGGCGATCCATGCAAGAGATGATTGACGCCGCCATCGACGCCGGAGAACTTAGTCGTGATCCGAACGACGGTTACGATTTCTTGGATGAACTGCTACTCACTTATCTCTCTTTAAATCCAGCCGACACACACAAGTTCGTCATCAGGGCTTTCTCCGACATATTGGTCTCACTCTTGTCGGAAGAACGCCGGATATGCTGA